A stretch of Gossypium hirsutum isolate 1008001.06 chromosome A06, Gossypium_hirsutum_v2.1, whole genome shotgun sequence DNA encodes these proteins:
- the LOC121230522 gene encoding uncharacterized protein: MLRECVIEFQGSWEDYLPLAEFTYNSSYQASIGMAPYEALYGRRCQTPTCWTELGERRVLGPELIADTKDKVKLIRDCLKEASDRQKSYANLKRRKIEFTVGDSVFLKLELPPELSQIHDVFHVSMLRRYRLAPSHVVAVEEIEVRPDLTFEEEHIQIIGRDVKKLRRKSVPLVKVLWQNHKAEEAT, from the exons atgttaagggAATGCGTGATTGAGTTCCAAGGTAGCTGGGAGGACTATTTACCATTAGCTGAATTCACGTACAATAGTAGCTATCAAGCAAGCATTGGGATGGCTCCATACGaagcactatatgggcgaaggtgtcaaACTCCAACATGTTGGACGGAGTTGGGCGAACGAAGAGTTTTGGGGCCTGAGTTAATAGCCGATACTAAGGATAAGGTAAAATTGATTAGGGATTGTTTGAAGGAGGCCTCGGATAGGCAGAAGTCGTATGCTAACCTTAAGCGTCGAAAGATAGAGTTTACAGTGGGGGACTCAGTTTTCCTTAAG CTGGAGTTACCTCCTGAACTAAGCCAGAtccacgacgtgtttcatgtttccatgctaaGGCGGTATCGCTTGGCTCCATCACATGTCGTGGCAGTTGAAGAAATCGAGGTCAGGCCAGACctaactttcgaggaagagcACATACAAATAATTGGTCGAGATGTCAAAAAGCTGAGAAGGAAGTCcgttccattagtcaaagtgctttggcagAATCACAAGGCTGAGGAGGCTACTTAG